Part of the Varibaculum massiliense genome is shown below.
CGGCAGTGGATCCCGAGTACAGATTCAGTTCCTAGCCAATAAGTATTTAGATGGTGCGCGCCGGGAAGTAGTATCCCGTATCGCCGGACGGCAGAGCGCCGAACCGCAGATACTGGGGGAGCGGTCAAAGGGCGTAGCTGGAACCGAGCTGTTTGCGGAGGACGATTACCAACTAGACCGCGATGAGTATGAAGTTTATCGGGTTTCACCAGGGCGTCTGATCGCCTCCGTGCTGTTGACTTCGCAAACGGTCTGGTTGCTGATAATGGCGCTGATTGTGGCGATTGGCGCTATCGTACTGTTCATCATGGCAGATCTAACTGTGCAAGGGTTAGTCGCGGGAAGCCTTATCCCCACCATTATTTCCATTGGAATTATTCCCCTGATGATACTGTCTTATGCCTGGTCACGTTTTAACTCCGGTTTCAATTTCAGCGCCAATATCACTCACGATGGGATTCGGATTACTTCGGGTCTGCTGGCGCTAAAGTCGCAGACGTTGCCGCCAGGACGTATTCATGCCATCCGATTTATCCAACCGCTACTGTGGAGACCTTTCGGCTGGTGGCAAGCTGAAGTTACTCTAGCCGGACACGGAGTGGAAACCAGCGGCAACCAAAAGAAACAAGCTGCCGACAATCTACTTTTGCCAGCGGGAACCTTGGAGCAAGCAAAAGTTATTTTACAGATGGCGATCCGAGATTTAGGAGCCAGTGAGGGCGCAGCAACCGACAGGCTACTGCAGGCGGCTTTTAACGGCAAGAACTCAGATTCGGAATCGAAAGTTATATTCACTCCTTGCAGCGAAAAAGCCAAGATTCTAGATCCCCTTGCGCGCTTTCGTCGCGCCTTTGCTGCCACCGCGACCGTGCTTATCTACCGTGACGGGTGGCTGCGGCGCAAAGTTACCTTCACACCCCACGAACGCGCCCAATCGGTTACTACCAGCGCTGGCCCCATTCAGCGAAGCCTAGGACTGGCGGGTGTGCGCCTAGATTTAGTACCCGGTAGCGCCCAGATGAAAGTTCCACACCTAGATGCAGCGTTGGCAGCTCAACTTGCTGAACATGAACTGGCGGTCTCGAAAATACGTTCCCAAGTGGAGCCGAATGCCCAGTGGGCGGAGCGCATGCTGCAAACCCTCCGCCCTACCGGACAATAATTGCGACGTGCTTGCGTGCGGGGCTGGCTCAATAAAAGTACTCCAGGGAACCCCATTTTTCTCGCTTCAGCGTGAATGAAGATTGATAACAGGAGGCTAAAAAGCGTGTTTCCGACTAAAAAAGATGGTGACAACGCGTGTGCCTCTGACCTGAATCCGGCGGTGAAAGCGTAAAACTTTCGCAAACTAGGATTCCTCCGCGTGGGATTGCGATGGGATGTAGAGCGAAATGGCAAAATCTGAACACAAGGTTATGATGGCAGGATGAAAGATACCTGCCGGGTGTTTGCTCGTGACGTAAAGCGGATCTTTGCGGTTCCACGATCCTTGATTATCGTAATCGGCATCTTGGTTACTCCAGCTCTGTACACTTGGCTGAATATTTTGGCCTTCTGGAACCCCTACACCGTGACGGAAAACCTGCCCATAGCGGTAGTGAATAACGATGTGGGAACGGAATCTGCACTGACAGGCCAGCTAAATGTTGGCAATCTCGTAGTCGAACAATTGTCAGAGAATGAACAGCTCGGCTGGCAGTTTACAGATCAACGCACAGCCACTCATAAAATCAGAGCCGGGGAAGTTTATGCTACTTTCGTTATTCCCAAGACCTTTAGTAAAGATTTAGTTGCTATTTTCAGTGGCGAGCGTCACCAGCCGAGTATCAACTACTACGTAAATGAAAAGAAAGGCGCTATTGCGCCCAAAATTACTGATGTCGGAGCAAATGAACTCGATA
Proteins encoded:
- a CDS encoding PH domain-containing protein, with the translated sequence MADQKLNFNLSDSEEVSKGFPTLALGEGGQPGEPAGRSDAGARNQNSTWRRVHWLTPLLQVWQALVVIVVVALTQSLNSLIMLVKNLRENVPGHPGVLLLVIVVPLAILALLWGYLYFAWRATSWKITAEDVQYRRGIFFKKHRKIPLDRVQSVDAYRPFLARLCGVGELRIEAAGGSGSRVQIQFLANKYLDGARREVVSRIAGRQSAEPQILGERSKGVAGTELFAEDDYQLDRDEYEVYRVSPGRLIASVLLTSQTVWLLIMALIVAIGAIVLFIMADLTVQGLVAGSLIPTIISIGIIPLMILSYAWSRFNSGFNFSANITHDGIRITSGLLALKSQTLPPGRIHAIRFIQPLLWRPFGWWQAEVTLAGHGVETSGNQKKQAADNLLLPAGTLEQAKVILQMAIRDLGASEGAATDRLLQAAFNGKNSDSESKVIFTPCSEKAKILDPLARFRRAFAATATVLIYRDGWLRRKVTFTPHERAQSVTTSAGPIQRSLGLAGVRLDLVPGSAQMKVPHLDAALAAQLAEHELAVSKIRSQVEPNAQWAERMLQTLRPTGQ